A single Osmerus mordax isolate fOsmMor3 chromosome 7, fOsmMor3.pri, whole genome shotgun sequence DNA region contains:
- the LOC136946013 gene encoding oxysterol-binding protein-related protein 2-like: MNNEDEFYDAVTGLDSDESYEGVSEASFKDAVVFDGSQQNNGSVPQENGIKKHRARLPAPMFSRNNFSVWSILKKCIGLELSKITMPIVFNEPLSFLQRISEYMEHTYLINKACSLSDSTERMQAVAAFAVSAVASQWDRTGKPFNPLLGETYELIREDQGFRLVSEQVSHHPPVSAFHAESLTGDFVFHGSIYPKLKFWGKSVEAEPKGIITLELLKHKEVYTWSNPFCCVHNVILGKLWIEQYGTVEILNHSTGEKCVLNFKPCGLFGKELHRVEGYIQDKSKKKKCVIYGKWTECMWSVDPQTYDLNKKAEKKADPKKAKQEEPEGAENDDADDMPEAQETVAVIPGSTLLWRISSRPAHSTEMYNFTNFAMALNELEPGMEGTLAPTDCRLRPDIRAMEHGNMDEASREKERLEEKQRAARKERARTEEEWSTRWFQSGTNPYTSSQDWLYTGGYFSRNYTDLPDIY; encoded by the exons ATGAACAATGAGGACGAGTTCTACGACGCCGTCACAG gcttgGATTCGGATGAGTCATACGAGGGAGTGTCGGAGGCTAGTTTTAAAGATGCGGTGGTATTTGACGGCAGCCAGCAGAACAATGGCTCCGTTCCACAAGAAAACGGGATCAAGAAACACAG GGCCAGATTACCGGCCCCCATGTTCTCCAGAAACAACTTCAGTGTGTGGAGCATCCTGAAGAAATGCATTGGACTG gagctgtccAAGATCACCATGCCCATCGTGTTCAATGAGCCTCTCAGCTTCCTCCAGAGGATCTCTGAATACATGGAGCACACTTACCTCATCAACAAAGCCTGCTCGCTGTCCGACTCTACAGAACGCATGCAG gcggtAGCTGCGTtcgctgtgtctgctgtggccTCCCAGTGGGACAGGACTGGAAAACCCTTCAACCCACTACTGGGAGAGACCTACGAACTCATCag AGAGGACCAGGGCTTCAGGCTGGTGTCAGAGCAGGTGAGCCACCACCCTCCAGTCAGTGCCTTCCACGCAGAGAGCTTGACAGGAGACTTTGTCTTCCACGGATCCATCTACCCCAAGCTCAAGTTCTGGGGCAAGAGCGTTGAGGCGGAGCCCAAGGGAATCATTACACTAGAGCTCCTCAA gcacaAGGAGGTGTACACATGGAGCAATCCCTTCTGCTGTGTCCACAACGTGATCCTGGGCAAGCTGTGGATAGAACAGTACGGCACGGTGGAGATCCTGAACCACAG TACTGGAGAAAAGTGTGTGCTGAACTTCAAGCCTTGCGGCCTGTTTGGGAAGGAGCTACACAGAGTAGAGGGCTACATTCAAGATAAGAG TAAGAAGAAGAAGTGTGTGATCTACGGGAAGTGGACCGAGTGCATGTGGAGCGTCGACCCTCAGACCTATGACCTCAACAAGAAGGCAGAGAAGAAGGCCGACCCCAAGAAAGCCAAGCAG gagGAGCCTGAGGGGGCAGAGAATGATGATGCGGATGACATGCCTGAGGCCCAGGAGACTGTAGCTGTCATCCCTGGCAGCACACTCCTCTGGAGGATCTCATCCCGACCAGCTCACTCCACCGAG ATGTATAACTTCACTAACTTTGCCATGGCACTGAATGAACTGGAGCCTGGCATGGAGGGCACGCTGGCACCCACAGACTGCCGCCTGCGGCCCGACATCCGAGCTATGGAGCACGGCAACATGG ACGAGGCGAgccgagagaaggagaggctggaggagaagcagagagctgccaggaaggagagggccaggacagaggaagaGTGGTCCACCAG GTGGTTCCAGTCTGGCACCAACCCCTACACCAGCTCCCAGGACTGGCTCTACACTGGAGGCTACTTCAGCAGGAACTACACCGACCTGCCTGACATCTACTGA